One window of the Streptomyces sp. TS71-3 genome contains the following:
- a CDS encoding FAD-binding and (Fe-S)-binding domain-containing protein, whose product MTTVSGARATGGHVATADLAGRLRRELDGEVAFDDYTRRLFARDASMYSITPAGVVFPRHAGDVAATVAAAAEAGVPVLARGAGTSLAGQTVGPGLVMDMSRHMNRILEIDAESRTALVEVGVVQDQLNRAAAPAGLMFGPDTSTSNRATIGGMIGNNSAGSGSVRYGMTIDHVRELDVVLSDASLAHLAPVDEAERARRARADTLEGRIHRRLPEIVEANSRAIAEGFPKFWRRAGGYRLDRLAGDGPFDPAAFVVGSEGTLVVATRALVGLVPKPLRTVIAVGHFTSTPAAIAATEDALSCDPAAVELMDRTILDLSRQKIEYASLGTILEGDPEALLFVSFTGDDESELVGRLKRLSALWRRHGHGYHTLEAVTAGEQSALLKVRKSSLGLLMAASVGARRPLAFIEDTAVDPAHLAEYTERFKAVLDRHGLTAGFYGHCSVGCLHIRPFLDLTDPAQVGTMRSVADEIKDLVREYGGANSSEHGDGLARSEFNRELFGDALYEAMRQVKHVFDPDNRMNPGKIVDAPSMTDHLRDPALAPPAALRTRLSFDVVGGMHGAADRCMNIGLCRKSDTGAMCPSYMATLQEEHSTRGRANALVGALSQPDPRAALGDERLHEILDLCLGCKACKSECPLGVDMAALKTETLSHHHDLHGTPLRSRLFGAIRSLNRLGSATAPLSNLPGRIRPLRLLMDRLLGITAARPLPVFARDNLLRWNRRRTPTPPSPAQGTAVFLADSFTTYTEPDIGRAAIELLERAGWRIQLEASGCCGRSSLSKGLVDDARDKARHLARELTTRGEPGSPIVGCEPSCLMTLRDEHLSLLPGDEAVKDVAGRVRQVEELLAEALDDGRLRLKADSWLTGRKLLYHGHCHQKAEVGTAATIALLRRIPGVSVEELDAGCCGMAGSFGFESEHYDLSMTVGDDRLFPAVRAASEDTVVVATGVSCRQQISHGGRRRAHHPVELVRSVLDT is encoded by the coding sequence ATGACCACCGTCAGCGGTGCCAGGGCCACCGGCGGGCACGTCGCCACGGCGGACCTCGCCGGCCGGCTTCGGAGAGAACTCGACGGCGAGGTGGCCTTCGACGACTACACCCGGCGCCTGTTCGCGCGGGACGCGAGCATGTACTCGATCACCCCCGCCGGCGTGGTCTTCCCCCGCCACGCCGGCGACGTGGCGGCCACGGTCGCGGCGGCCGCCGAGGCGGGCGTGCCGGTCCTTGCGCGCGGGGCCGGCACCAGTCTCGCCGGCCAGACCGTGGGACCGGGACTCGTGATGGACATGTCCCGGCACATGAACCGCATCCTGGAGATCGACGCCGAGAGCCGCACGGCCCTGGTCGAGGTGGGCGTGGTGCAGGACCAGCTCAACCGTGCCGCCGCCCCCGCGGGGCTGATGTTCGGCCCCGACACCTCGACCAGCAACCGCGCCACGATCGGCGGGATGATCGGAAACAACTCGGCGGGCAGCGGATCGGTCCGCTACGGGATGACCATCGACCACGTGCGCGAGCTCGACGTGGTGCTCAGCGACGCGAGCCTCGCGCACCTCGCACCGGTGGACGAGGCGGAGCGGGCCCGGCGCGCGCGGGCCGACACCCTCGAAGGCCGCATCCACCGGCGGCTGCCCGAGATCGTCGAGGCGAACTCGCGCGCCATCGCCGAGGGTTTCCCGAAGTTCTGGCGGCGGGCCGGCGGCTACCGGCTGGACCGGCTCGCCGGTGACGGGCCGTTCGACCCGGCCGCGTTCGTCGTGGGCTCGGAGGGCACGCTCGTGGTCGCCACCCGGGCCCTGGTCGGGCTCGTCCCCAAGCCGCTCCGCACCGTGATCGCGGTCGGCCACTTCACCTCGACGCCCGCCGCCATCGCGGCGACCGAGGACGCGCTCTCCTGCGATCCGGCCGCCGTCGAGCTCATGGACCGCACCATCCTCGACCTGTCCCGCCAGAAGATCGAGTACGCCTCGCTCGGCACCATCCTGGAGGGAGACCCCGAAGCGCTGCTCTTCGTGAGCTTCACCGGCGACGACGAGAGCGAGCTCGTGGGCCGGCTGAAACGGCTGTCGGCGCTGTGGCGGCGGCACGGCCACGGCTACCACACGCTGGAGGCCGTCACCGCAGGCGAGCAGTCCGCGCTGCTCAAGGTCCGCAAGTCGAGCCTGGGCCTGCTGATGGCCGCCAGCGTCGGCGCACGCCGGCCGCTGGCGTTCATCGAGGACACCGCCGTCGACCCCGCCCACCTCGCGGAGTACACCGAGCGCTTCAAGGCGGTCCTGGACCGGCACGGCCTGACCGCCGGCTTCTACGGGCACTGCTCGGTGGGCTGCCTGCACATCCGCCCCTTCCTCGACCTCACCGATCCCGCTCAGGTGGGCACCATGCGGTCGGTCGCGGATGAGATCAAGGACCTGGTCAGGGAGTACGGCGGCGCCAACTCCAGCGAGCACGGCGACGGCCTTGCCCGCAGCGAGTTCAACCGGGAGCTCTTCGGCGACGCGCTCTACGAGGCCATGCGCCAGGTCAAGCACGTCTTCGATCCGGACAACCGGATGAACCCGGGGAAGATCGTGGACGCCCCGTCGATGACGGACCACCTGCGGGACCCCGCGCTCGCGCCGCCGGCCGCACTGCGCACGCGCCTGTCGTTCGACGTGGTCGGCGGCATGCACGGCGCCGCGGACCGGTGCATGAACATCGGGCTCTGCCGCAAGAGCGACACCGGCGCCATGTGCCCCTCGTACATGGCCACGCTCCAGGAGGAGCACTCCACCCGCGGCCGGGCCAACGCCCTTGTGGGCGCCCTGTCCCAGCCCGACCCCAGGGCGGCGCTCGGCGACGAGCGGCTGCACGAGATCCTGGATCTGTGCCTCGGCTGTAAGGCCTGCAAGAGCGAGTGCCCGCTCGGCGTGGACATGGCCGCGCTCAAGACCGAGACGCTGTCACACCACCACGATCTGCACGGAACCCCGCTGCGGTCCCGTCTCTTCGGCGCGATCCGCTCGCTGAACCGCCTGGGCTCGGCCACCGCACCGCTGTCCAACCTGCCCGGGCGCATCCGCCCGCTGCGCCTGCTCATGGACCGGCTGCTCGGCATCACCGCGGCCAGGCCGCTGCCGGTGTTCGCACGGGACAACCTGCTGCGCTGGAACCGCCGCCGTACGCCAACGCCACCGAGCCCCGCCCAGGGCACCGCGGTCTTCCTCGCCGACTCCTTCACCACGTACACCGAACCGGACATCGGCCGGGCCGCGATCGAACTGCTGGAGCGGGCGGGGTGGCGGATCCAGCTGGAGGCCTCGGGCTGCTGCGGCAGGTCCAGCCTCTCCAAGGGCCTCGTCGACGACGCCCGCGACAAGGCACGCCACCTCGCCCGGGAACTCACCACCCGGGGCGAACCCGGCTCCCCGATCGTCGGCTGCGAACCTTCCTGCCTGATGACCCTGCGGGACGAGCACCTGTCGCTGCTGCCCGGCGACGAGGCGGTCAAGGACGTCGCGGGCCGCGTCAGGCAGGTCGAAGAGCTGCTGGCGGAGGCCCTCGACGACGGCCGGCTGCGGCTGAAGGCCGACTCCTGGCTCACCGGCCGCAAGCTGCTGTACCACGGCCACTGCCACCAGAAGGCGGAGGTGGGCACCGCCGCGACCATCGCCCTGCTGCGTCGGATCCCCGGCGTGAGCGTCGAGGAACTCGATGCCGGGTGCTGCGGCATGGCCGGCTCCTTCGGATTCGAATCCGAGCACTACGACCTGTCGATGACCGTGGGCGACGACCGCCTCTTCCCGGCCGTCAGGGCGGCGTCCGAGGACACCGTCGTGGTCGCGACCGGCGTCTCCTGCCGGCAGCAGATCTCCCACGGCGGCCGGCGCCGCGCCCACCACCCCGTGGAACTCGTCCGCTCCGTGCTCGACACCTGA
- a CDS encoding MFS transporter — protein sequence MATHPSPLRRLSDLRRWTRILPVIVFVYVICYIDRTNISFALPHLEVDMHLSGAQQGFVSGVFFWGYLVLQVPGGYMAERWSAKRWIAILMVLWSAAAVASGLTNDFTELVIARFLLGVAEGGVQPALMATIRSWFPFAERSRAYAIFKLYTPIAAIIAAPFSGVILTYGDWRWMFIIQGGGPLLLGLAAWLVVIRDTPAQAEWLSAREHDHIEKSRTAEGEPLKHRGTFKAAFSSPIVWLFALIYTLTQLGLLGLSMWLPSVLKTAFHTDMQVGLVAILPQIAAGLAIIMVGRSADRRGRHPTHMFAVLATGAVVLAGAGLISAHQKWLVLAAMIVGTAASIAWYGPFWATVTKLTPTAAAGAGIGIINGIGNLGGFFGPYIGGWLKDISGGYALTQVFFGAIFALAALLVLTLRKRLREATRTPPGQTGTAEAEGQAAARPA from the coding sequence TTGGCCACGCACCCGTCCCCACTCCGGCGCCTGAGCGACCTGAGGCGATGGACCAGAATCCTGCCGGTCATCGTCTTCGTCTACGTCATCTGCTACATCGACCGAACCAACATCAGCTTCGCCCTGCCCCATCTAGAGGTGGACATGCACCTCTCCGGGGCGCAGCAGGGCTTCGTCAGCGGCGTCTTCTTCTGGGGCTACCTGGTCCTCCAGGTCCCCGGCGGGTACATGGCCGAGCGGTGGAGCGCGAAGCGGTGGATCGCGATCCTCATGGTGTTGTGGAGCGCGGCCGCCGTGGCATCGGGGCTGACGAACGACTTCACGGAACTCGTCATCGCCCGCTTCCTGCTGGGCGTCGCCGAGGGCGGCGTGCAGCCCGCGCTGATGGCCACCATCCGGTCGTGGTTCCCGTTCGCGGAACGCAGCCGGGCCTACGCCATCTTCAAGCTGTACACGCCGATCGCCGCCATCATCGCCGCCCCCTTCTCCGGTGTCATCCTCACCTACGGCGACTGGCGGTGGATGTTCATCATCCAGGGCGGCGGCCCGCTCCTGCTCGGACTCGCCGCATGGCTCGTCGTCATCCGCGACACGCCGGCGCAGGCGGAGTGGCTGTCGGCCCGCGAGCACGACCACATCGAGAAGTCCCGCACCGCCGAGGGCGAACCGCTCAAGCACCGCGGCACGTTCAAGGCGGCCTTCAGCAGCCCGATCGTCTGGCTCTTCGCCCTCATCTACACCCTGACCCAACTGGGCCTGCTCGGGCTGTCGATGTGGCTGCCGAGCGTCCTGAAGACGGCCTTCCACACCGATATGCAGGTCGGTCTCGTGGCGATACTCCCCCAGATCGCCGCCGGTCTGGCGATCATCATGGTCGGCAGGTCCGCGGACCGCCGCGGCAGGCACCCCACCCATATGTTCGCCGTCCTCGCCACCGGAGCCGTGGTGCTCGCCGGGGCCGGCCTCATCTCGGCCCACCAGAAGTGGCTCGTCCTCGCGGCGATGATCGTCGGCACCGCCGCGTCGATCGCCTGGTACGGGCCGTTCTGGGCCACCGTCACCAAGCTCACCCCGACGGCGGCCGCGGGCGCCGGCATCGGCATCATCAACGGCATCGGCAACCTCGGGGGCTTCTTCGGCCCCTACATCGGGGGATGGCTCAAGGACATCAGCGGTGGATACGCCCTCACCCAGGTGTTCTTCGGCGCCATCTTCGCGCTGGCCGCGCTGCTGGTCCTGACGCTGCGGAAGAGACTGCGCGAGGCGACGCGCACCCCGCCCGGGCAGACCGGGACGGCGGAAGCGGAGGGACAGGCAGCCGCCAGACCCGCCTGA
- a CDS encoding aldo/keto reductase: MPSVPAYPLNDGSTIPGLGLGTYPMDDTEAEQAVDHALRLGYRLIDTATNYRNETGTGRGIARSGVPRDEIMVTTKLPGRDHGYEETLRSFEESRARLGLEYVDLYLIHWPLPRVDKYLDSWKAMVKLRADGLIRSVGVSNFTPAQIRRLQDETGVLPSVNQVELHPLLPQDELRAFHAGRNIVTESWSPLGRGSDLLDDPAIAAVAGNHGVSPAQVVLRWHTQLGAVPIPKSGDRGRQRENLDIFGFELSPEDIAAIDDRGHRRIGGDPDTHEEF; this comes from the coding sequence GTGCCCAGCGTCCCGGCGTACCCGCTCAACGACGGCTCGACCATTCCCGGCCTCGGCCTGGGTACCTATCCCATGGACGACACCGAGGCGGAGCAGGCCGTCGACCATGCCCTGCGGCTGGGCTACCGGCTCATCGACACGGCCACCAACTACCGCAACGAGACGGGCACCGGACGCGGCATCGCCCGCAGCGGCGTGCCGCGCGACGAGATCATGGTCACCACGAAGCTGCCCGGCCGCGACCACGGCTACGAGGAGACGCTCCGCTCCTTCGAGGAGTCCCGTGCCCGGCTCGGCCTGGAGTACGTCGACCTGTACCTGATCCACTGGCCGCTGCCGCGCGTGGACAAGTACCTCGACTCCTGGAAGGCCATGGTCAAGCTGCGCGCGGACGGCCTGATCCGCTCCGTCGGCGTCTCCAACTTCACGCCGGCCCAGATCCGCAGGCTCCAGGACGAGACCGGGGTGCTGCCCTCGGTCAACCAGGTGGAGCTGCACCCCCTGCTCCCCCAGGACGAGCTGCGCGCCTTCCACGCCGGCCGGAACATCGTCACCGAGAGCTGGAGCCCGCTCGGCCGCGGCAGCGACCTGCTGGACGACCCGGCCATCGCCGCCGTCGCCGGGAACCACGGCGTCAGCCCCGCGCAGGTGGTGCTCCGCTGGCACACCCAGCTCGGCGCCGTCCCGATCCCCAAGTCCGGGGACCGGGGCCGGCAGCGCGAGAACCTGGACATCTTCGGCTTCGAGCTCTCCCCGGAGGACATCGCGGCCATCGACGACCGCGGCCACCGGCGCATCGGCGGCGACCCCGACACGCACGAGGAGTTCTGA
- a CDS encoding DinB family protein: MNSAALLIDAYGRIKEEVHSAVEGLGAAELNARLDPGANSISWLIWHLTRVQDDHVCEVAQVEQVWLADGWAGRFGLPFADEDTGYAHTATQVGRVTVDSGQLLLGYYDAVHEQSVGFIRDLRDKDLDRVVDESWTPAVTLGVRLVSVIGDDLEHAGQANFVRGVLERR; the protein is encoded by the coding sequence ATGAACAGCGCCGCACTGCTCATCGACGCATACGGACGCATCAAGGAGGAGGTGCACTCCGCGGTGGAGGGACTGGGCGCGGCGGAGCTGAACGCACGCCTCGACCCCGGCGCCAACTCCATCAGCTGGCTGATCTGGCACCTGACCAGGGTTCAGGACGACCACGTCTGCGAGGTCGCCCAGGTGGAGCAGGTGTGGCTGGCCGACGGGTGGGCCGGCCGCTTCGGCCTCCCGTTCGCCGACGAGGACACCGGCTACGCCCACACCGCCACGCAGGTGGGCCGGGTGACGGTGGACTCGGGCCAGCTCCTGCTGGGCTACTACGACGCGGTGCACGAGCAGAGCGTGGGCTTCATCCGGGACCTGCGCGACAAGGATCTCGACCGCGTCGTCGACGAGAGCTGGACGCCCGCCGTCACGCTCGGCGTGCGGCTCGTCAGCGTCATCGGGGACGACCTGGAGCACGCCGGGCAGGCCAACTTCGTGCGGGGCGTCCTGGAACGCCGCTGA